The Campylobacter sp. CN_NE2 genome contains a region encoding:
- a CDS encoding acyltransferase family protein translates to MIGYLRLILACGVMFHHILDKPLINFGPFCVFIFYILAGSVSTKLLNLYSPKEYLKDRFLRIYPVFFLYISLAFLFFYFSGFWEFRTTLLRTLAHFTLIPLNYNLIFDIGVVSVVNDKSDIILPPAFSLALEVQIYFIFALLFALKKEKFMKILAIISFIIFTISNLVLIDNEMIYMWDYRYFWGVFFVFYIGKLIREKKLKELRIWWAILFIELIVNIYYCDAVSFELPFAVLVGIPLVYELSQIKFKAKFNSVCGALSYHIFLNHALFYCICMWKFDELNITFMIISSFLFGLLAYKFIEKPIERIRFKSIS, encoded by the coding sequence ATGATAGGATATTTGCGACTTATTTTAGCTTGTGGTGTAATGTTTCATCACATACTTGATAAACCATTGATAAATTTTGGTCCATTTTGTGTATTTATTTTTTATATTTTAGCAGGTTCTGTTAGCACAAAATTACTAAATTTATACTCTCCAAAAGAATATCTTAAAGATAGATTTTTACGCATTTATCCTGTGTTTTTCCTTTATATAAGTTTAGCATTTTTATTTTTTTATTTTAGTGGTTTTTGGGAATTTAGAACAACCTTATTAAGGACACTCGCACATTTTACGCTTATTCCGTTAAATTACAATCTAATATTTGATATTGGAGTAGTAAGTGTAGTCAATGATAAGAGTGATATAATTTTACCGCCTGCTTTTTCATTAGCTCTTGAAGTCCAAATTTATTTTATCTTTGCGCTTTTATTTGCCCTGAAAAAAGAGAAATTTATGAAAATTTTAGCCATTATTTCATTTATTATTTTCACTATATCAAATTTGGTGCTTATAGATAATGAAATGATTTATATGTGGGATTATAGATATTTTTGGGGAGTGTTTTTTGTTTTTTATATAGGCAAATTAATCAGAGAAAAGAAACTAAAAGAACTTAGAATTTGGTGGGCTATATTGTTTATAGAACTTATTGTAAATATATATTATTGTGATGCTGTTTCTTTTGAATTACCTTTTGCCGTATTAGTCGGCATTCCGCTTGTTTATGAGCTATCACAAATCAAATTTAAAGCCAAATTTAATAGCGTTTGCGGGGCTTTAAGCTATCACATATTTTTAAACCACGCACTGTTTTATTGTATCTGTATGTGGAAATTTGATGAACTAAACATAACTTTTATGATTATTTCTTCATTTTTATTCGGACTTTTAGCTTATAAATTCATCGAAAAACCTATTGAGAGAATTCGTTTTAAATCTATTTCATAA
- a CDS encoding LolA family protein produces MRILLSFLAFCGLVFGLEVGELNLKTDNISGKFNEEMILGGFDEPIKSSGEFEIKNKELIWHIKEPLESSVKIAQNGIFSLENGKWELQKNSLMDKELFLAIFSLDFGVLQKDFDISLSGESGAWELNLSPKGTLFKEIFKNIIIKGGEMVREIAITNAQGDETRTLFSDVK; encoded by the coding sequence ATGAGAATTTTGCTTTCGTTTTTGGCATTTTGTGGTTTGGTTTTTGGCTTGGAAGTGGGCGAGTTAAATCTCAAAACCGACAACATAAGCGGTAAATTTAACGAAGAGATGATTTTGGGCGGATTTGACGAGCCGATTAAAAGTAGTGGCGAGTTTGAAATAAAAAACAAAGAGCTTATTTGGCATATAAAAGAACCGCTCGAAAGTAGCGTTAAAATCGCACAAAATGGCATTTTTAGCCTAGAAAACGGCAAATGGGAACTGCAAAAAAACTCACTCATGGATAAAGAGCTTTTTTTGGCGATTTTTTCTTTGGATTTTGGCGTTTTGCAAAAAGATTTTGACATTTCGCTAAGTGGCGAAAGTGGCGCATGGGAGCTAAATTTAAGCCCAAAAGGGACGCTTTTTAAAGAAATTTTTAAAAACATTATCATAAAAGGTGGCGAAATGGTGCGAGAAATCGCCATTACTAACGCGCAGGGCGATGAAACAAGGACTTTGTTTAGCGATGTTAAATAA